Proteins found in one Quercus robur chromosome 2, dhQueRobu3.1, whole genome shotgun sequence genomic segment:
- the LOC126712641 gene encoding 3-hydroxy-3-methylglutaryl-coenzyme A reductase 1 translates to MDISRRAPKPPQRPLTTTMHDSGTLRRQQPNKPSTPKASDALPLPLYLTNAVFFTLFFSVAYYLLHRWRDKIRNSTPLHLVTLPEIAAIVSLIASFIYLLGFFGIDFVQSFISRASHDAWDLDNHHNFLIEDERDPRRTPPQQPQPAPPHPEPLISTLSSEEDEEIVKSVLVGKIASHSLESQLGDCKRAASIRREALQRITGRSVQGLPLEGFDYASILGQCCEMPIGYVQIPVGIAGPLLLDGFEYSVPMATTEGCLVASTNRGCKAIHVSGGATSTLLRDGMTRAPVVRFASAKRASELKFFVEDPVNFDALSVVFNRSSRFARLQSIHCSLAGKNLYMRFTCSTGDAMGMNMVSKGVQNVLDFLQTDFPDMDVIGISGNFCSDKKPAAVNWIEGRGKSVVCEAIIKEEVVKKVLKTNVAALVELNMLKNLAGSAVAGALGGFNAHASNIVSAIFIATGQDPAQNIESSHCITMIEALNDGKDLHVSVTMPSIEVGTIGGGTQLASQSACLNLLGVKGASKESPGSNSRLLATIVAGAVLAGELSLMSAIAAGQLVRSHMKYNRSSRDMTKISS, encoded by the exons ATGGATATCAGCCGGCGGGCCCCGAAGCCGCCACAACGGCCTCTCACCACCACCATGCACGACAGCGGGACCCTCCGCCGccaacaaccaaacaaaccgTCCACCCCAAAAGCATCGGACGCGTTGCCTTTGCCACTCTACTTGACGAACGCCGTGTTCTTCACGCTCTTCTTCTCGGTGGCGTACTACTTGCTCCACCGGTGGCGCGACAAGATCCGAAACTCCACGCCCCTCCACCTTGTCACGCTCCCGGAGATCGCCGCCATTGTTTCCCTCATAGCTTCCTTCATCTACCTCCTCGGTTTCTTCGGCATCGACTTCGTCCAGTCCTTCATCTCACGCGCCTCTCACGACGCGTGGGACCTCGACAACCACCACAACTTCCTCATCGAAGACGAACGAGATCCCCGCCGTACACCACCGCAACAACCACAACCGGCACCACCCCATCCTGAACCGTTGATTTCAACTCTCTCCTCCGAAGAAGACGAGGAGATCGTCAAATCGGTCCTCGTCGGCAAAATCGCTTCGCACTCGCTAGAATCACAGCTCGGTGACTGCAAACGAGCCGCCTCGATTCGACGCGAAGCGTTGCAGAGAATCACAGGTCGGTCAGTCCAGGGTTTGCCTCTAGAAGGGTTCGATTACGCTTCGATTCTGGGCCAGTGTTGCGAAATGCCAATTGGGTACGTTCAAATTCCGGTGGGTATTGCGGGACCCTTGTTGCTTGATGGGTTCGAGTACTCGGTGCCCATGGCTACAACCGAAGGGTGCCTTGTGGCTAGTACAAACCGTGGCTGCAAAGCCATTCACGTGTCAGGTGGGGCCACTAGCACGTTGTTGAGGGACGGAATGACGAGAGCACCAGTGGTGAGGTTCGCCTCTGCTAAAAGAGCTTCAGAGTTGAAGTTCTTCGTGGAAGATCCAGTCAATTTCGATGCTTTGTCTGTTGTTTTCAATAG GTCGAGTAGATTTGCGAGGTTACAAAGTATTCATTGCTCTCTCGCTGGGAAGAATCTGTATATGAGATTTACCTGCAGCACAGGTGATGCGATGGGAATGAACATGGTGTCGAAAGGGGTTCAAAATgttcttgattttcttcaaaCTGATTTCCCTGACATGGATGTAATTGGCATCTCCG GAAATTTTTGTTCCGACAAGAAACCTGCTGCTGTAAATTGGATTGAAGGACGTGGAAAATCTGTTGTTTGTGAAGCAATAATCAAGGAAGAGGTGGTGAAGAAGGTATTGAAGACCAATGTAGCAGCCCTGGTAGAGCTCAACATGCTTAAAAACCTTGCTGGTTCTGCAGTCGCTGGTGCTCTTGGTGGATTTAATGCCCATGCCAGCAACATTGTTTCTGCAATCTTTATTGCCACTGGCCAAGATCCGGCACAAAATATTGAGAGTTCTCACTGCATCACCATGATTGAGGCCCTCAATGATGGGAAGGATCTTCACGTCTCTGTGACTATGCCTTCTATTGAG GTTGGTACCATTGGAGGTGGGACTCAACTTGCTTCTCAGTCAGCTTGCTTAAATTTGCTTGGTGTGAAGGGTGCAAGCAAAGAGTCCCCAGGATCAAACTCAAGGCTCTTAGCCACCATTGTAGCTGGTGCTGTTTTGGCAGGGGAGCTCTCCCTGATGTCTGCCATTGCAGCTGGGCAGCTTGTCAGGAGTCACATGAAATACAACCGATCCAGCAGGGACATGACCAAAATATcatcttga